Proteins from a single region of Nakamurella deserti:
- a CDS encoding CheR family methyltransferase codes for MNDTADALVDRVEELLRRRIGLRPESTLRGRLRRSLREEAAARAQTPEQFVDTVTARPEALQGLLDRVTVQETGFFRHPEHFTVLAETLLPTLPEPVSLWSAASSNGQEAYSLAMVLAENGIEGSVLATDLSTSAVQRTAAGRYTAREMGGLSPARIERHFTIVGDGFQVAPELRRRVSAHLHNLAGPLPDRARGCQVVFCRNVLIYFSPEHAATFVDRVADTLPGAALFLGGAEAMWPISRRYETVRGGNTFWYRLPAGAGRPTATVPTPPPPVPTPPPPVRARTAAAPGPTRPLPAAPPATPRTPPPPTPAAPAPTVADPSAALAADLTRAGQRALAAGDHAGAVVAFRKCVYLAPDDALAHLHLGLALEAADDRLAAQRSFGAARRALLHHDPAQPAPALGGYAAAELLRLLDTKRRG; via the coding sequence GTGAACGACACCGCCGACGCGCTCGTCGACCGTGTCGAGGAGCTCCTGCGACGCCGGATCGGGTTGCGTCCCGAATCCACGCTGCGCGGCCGCTTACGCCGGTCGTTGCGCGAGGAGGCCGCGGCCCGGGCGCAGACCCCGGAGCAGTTCGTGGACACCGTGACGGCCCGACCCGAAGCGCTGCAGGGGCTGCTCGACCGGGTCACCGTCCAGGAGACCGGGTTCTTCCGGCATCCCGAACACTTCACCGTCCTCGCCGAGACCCTGCTGCCCACCCTGCCCGAGCCGGTGAGCCTGTGGAGCGCGGCGAGCTCCAACGGTCAGGAGGCCTACTCCCTGGCGATGGTGCTGGCCGAGAACGGAATCGAGGGATCGGTTCTGGCGACCGACCTGTCGACGTCGGCGGTGCAGCGGACCGCGGCGGGCCGGTACACCGCGCGGGAGATGGGTGGGCTGTCCCCCGCGCGGATCGAGCGGCACTTCACCATCGTGGGCGACGGGTTCCAGGTCGCACCCGAGCTTCGCCGGCGGGTCTCGGCGCACCTGCACAACCTGGCGGGGCCGCTCCCCGACCGTGCCCGCGGCTGCCAGGTGGTGTTCTGCCGCAACGTGCTCATCTACTTCTCGCCCGAGCACGCCGCCACCTTCGTCGACCGGGTGGCCGACACCCTGCCGGGGGCGGCGCTGTTCCTGGGCGGCGCGGAGGCGATGTGGCCGATCAGCCGGCGCTACGAGACCGTCCGCGGCGGCAACACGTTCTGGTACCGGCTGCCCGCCGGGGCGGGACGCCCCACGGCCACGGTCCCCACCCCCCCCCCGCCGGTCCCCACCCCACCCCCGCCGGTCCGCGCCCGCACGGCCGCCGCACCCGGGCCGACACGTCCCCTGCCCGCCGCACCACCGGCGACGCCACGGACACCCCCGCCGCCGACCCCGGCTGCACCGGCCCCCACGGTGGCCGATCCGAGCGCGGCGCTGGCCGCCGATCTGACACGCGCCGGCCAGCGTGCCCTGGCCGCCGGCGACCACGCCGGCGCGGTGGTCGCCTTCCGCAAGTGCGTGTACCTCGCACCCGACGACGCGCTCGCCCACCTGCATCTCGGGCTCGCACTGGAGGCCGCGGACGACCGGCTCGCGGCGCAGCGGTCCTTCGGAGCCGCGAGACGTGCCCTGCTGCACCACGACCCGGCACAGCCCGCGCCCGCGCTCGGCGGTTACGCCGCCGCAGAGCTGCTCCGCCTGCTCGACACCAAACGACGAGGATGA
- a CDS encoding chemotaxis protein CheB, with protein sequence MTALGTPIRVLLVQANSLQRTQLVEVLQRDGDIRVLGPAASATDAISTVQHDRPDIVVIDLQLADGGSQYAVEQIMARNPTPILVLSSRIADRRSPRAVEALVAGALDALPTPTPGDTRSEGELRHCVRQLRKVTVIRHPRGGRTTPPPRPALAGRTPVVAIGASTGGPTAVATVLSGLAGLAAPVLIVQHLHPDFTSGLLDLLARSSALPVRMAEQGVVLQPGTVYLAPGHQHLKLGAGSRVELDPQPLALHRPSADELFSSLAVHAGPAGIGVLLTGMGEDGARGLLELHRRGGRTLAQDQATSAVFGMPQAAARLGAVNDLLPLGQLAAAVVRAVGEVRR encoded by the coding sequence CGGGTGCTCGGTCCGGCCGCCTCGGCCACCGACGCCATCAGCACCGTGCAGCACGACCGGCCCGACATCGTCGTCATCGACCTGCAGCTGGCCGACGGCGGCAGCCAGTACGCGGTCGAGCAGATCATGGCGCGCAACCCGACCCCGATCCTGGTGCTGTCCAGCCGGATCGCCGACCGCCGCTCACCGCGTGCGGTCGAGGCACTGGTCGCCGGCGCCCTGGACGCGCTGCCGACGCCGACCCCCGGCGACACCCGGTCCGAGGGTGAGCTGCGGCACTGCGTGCGCCAACTCCGCAAGGTCACCGTCATCCGGCATCCGCGCGGTGGCCGGACCACCCCGCCGCCCCGGCCGGCCCTCGCCGGCCGCACTCCCGTCGTGGCCATCGGCGCCTCGACCGGGGGGCCCACCGCCGTCGCGACCGTGCTGTCCGGGTTGGCCGGCCTGGCCGCGCCGGTGCTGATCGTCCAGCACCTGCACCCCGATTTCACCAGCGGCCTGCTCGACCTGCTCGCGCGTTCGTCGGCCCTGCCGGTCCGGATGGCCGAGCAGGGCGTGGTGCTGCAGCCGGGCACCGTGTACCTGGCGCCCGGTCACCAGCACCTCAAGCTGGGCGCCGGATCGCGGGTGGAGCTGGATCCGCAGCCGCTGGCGCTGCACCGGCCCTCGGCGGACGAGCTGTTCTCGTCGCTGGCCGTCCACGCCGGGCCCGCCGGGATCGGCGTGCTGCTGACCGGGATGGGCGAGGACGGCGCCCGCGGTCTGCTGGAACTGCACCGGCGCGGCGGCCGGACCCTCGCGCAGGATCAGGCCACGTCCGCGGTCTTCGGGATGCCGCAGGCGGCGGCCCGTCTCGGCGCGGTGAACGACCTGTTGCCGCTGGGACAGCTGGCGGCGGCGGTCGTGCGCGCGGTCGGGGAGGTCCGCCGGTGA